The following proteins come from a genomic window of Brevibacillus antibioticus:
- the murD gene encoding UDP-N-acetylmuramoyl-L-alanine--D-glutamate ligase produces MMRFQDKHVVVIGMAKSGVAVAKLLHRFGAHVVVNDKKPREEAVGIEELESLGIPVICGYHPDDLIHEGLSLVVKNPGIPYEAAPVKQAQALGIPVVTEVELASQIAKAPIIGITGSNGKTTTTTLVGLIFKEAGLDARVGGNIGTVLCGLAEEAGPDEWLVAELSSFQLMGTREFRPHIGVLLNLYPAHLDYHHTMEEYLAAKLKMFANQTADDAAILPYDQPEIVEKCKDLPAAIYYFSKSQEVPKGAFVKDGLILFADGNGNTEPIVAITDITVPHLDNALAAILVAKLAGADKQSIIQVLTTFPGVEHRMEFVDSIRGVKYFNDSKATNPEAASRALQACKEPVVWICGGLDRGVDFRELLPVIQGRVKAVIALGQTAPILLERAQEAGINERIHVDTVEKAVLAASQLAESGDVVLLSPACASWDMFPSFETRGSMFKDGVHRLKTSLA; encoded by the coding sequence ATGATGCGTTTTCAAGATAAGCATGTCGTCGTTATTGGTATGGCAAAGAGCGGTGTCGCAGTGGCAAAACTGCTACACCGCTTTGGTGCTCATGTCGTCGTAAATGATAAAAAGCCACGTGAAGAAGCAGTGGGGATAGAAGAGCTGGAATCGTTGGGGATACCGGTCATTTGCGGTTATCACCCCGATGATCTCATTCATGAAGGCTTATCCCTTGTGGTCAAAAATCCGGGGATTCCGTATGAAGCAGCACCCGTCAAGCAGGCGCAGGCACTAGGCATTCCTGTTGTGACGGAGGTGGAGCTGGCCTCCCAGATTGCCAAGGCACCGATTATCGGCATTACAGGCTCTAATGGAAAGACAACGACCACTACGCTCGTTGGACTGATATTCAAAGAAGCGGGTCTGGATGCGAGAGTAGGAGGCAACATTGGTACCGTTTTGTGTGGTCTAGCGGAGGAAGCTGGTCCCGACGAATGGCTCGTTGCCGAATTGAGTAGTTTCCAACTGATGGGGACGAGGGAATTCCGCCCGCATATCGGTGTTTTGCTCAATCTGTATCCTGCTCATCTGGATTACCATCACACCATGGAAGAGTATTTGGCAGCCAAACTAAAAATGTTTGCCAACCAAACGGCAGATGACGCCGCTATTTTGCCATATGACCAACCAGAGATCGTAGAAAAATGCAAAGACCTCCCTGCAGCCATCTACTACTTTAGCAAGAGTCAAGAGGTACCAAAGGGAGCTTTTGTCAAGGATGGTTTGATCCTGTTTGCGGATGGGAATGGGAATACAGAGCCAATCGTTGCGATAACGGATATTACCGTTCCGCATCTGGATAATGCACTGGCAGCGATTCTTGTTGCGAAGCTCGCAGGCGCGGACAAGCAATCGATCATACAAGTTCTTACTACCTTCCCAGGGGTAGAGCACCGGATGGAGTTCGTAGATTCGATCCGTGGTGTCAAATACTTCAACGATTCAAAAGCGACCAATCCGGAAGCGGCATCGCGTGCCTTGCAAGCATGCAAGGAGCCAGTCGTATGGATTTGCGGTGGGCTGGATCGTGGTGTTGATTTTCGGGAACTGCTGCCTGTGATCCAAGGTCGGGTAAAAGCAGTCATCGCTCTCGGGCAAACGGCTCCGATTTTATTGGAACGTGCTCAGGAAGCAGGGATTAATGAGCGTATCCATGTCGATACTGTGGAAAAAGCCGTTCTTGCTGCTTCCCAGTTGGCCGAATCAGGTGATGTGGTCTTACTGAGCCCTGCTTGTGCGAGTTGGGACATGTTTCCTTCGTTTGAGACAAGGGGGAGCATGTTTAAGGACGGCGTGCATAGACTTAAAACAAGCCTAGCATAA
- the ftsL2 gene encoding cell division protein FtsL has translation MSYYYRGNLAMELEQQSRSVTKTTKRTVRIKPTIPTGEKLLYLLFISLTVVGLGLVGVRYSQISQLNYEIQSTKHENRVTAEKNATLKLQIEQMTNRDRLQKEAEKQGMVYNPAAVHTIGKPDVQASSLPQTQIKKP, from the coding sequence ATGAGTTATTACTACCGAGGAAATCTAGCTATGGAGTTGGAACAACAATCCCGCTCTGTAACGAAAACAACAAAGCGCACGGTTCGAATCAAGCCAACGATTCCGACCGGAGAAAAATTGCTGTATCTCTTATTTATCTCGTTAACCGTCGTCGGCTTGGGTCTAGTGGGTGTCCGCTACTCGCAAATTTCCCAGTTGAATTACGAAATCCAGAGCACCAAACATGAAAACCGTGTGACGGCAGAAAAAAATGCAACGTTGAAATTGCAAATTGAGCAAATGACCAACCGGGATCGCCTGCAAAAAGAAGCAGAGAAGCAGGGGATGGTATACAATCCAGCAGCTGTACATACGATCGGAAAACCAGATGTACAGGCGAGTTCTCTGCCACAAACACAAATCAAAAAACCTTAA
- a CDS encoding stage V sporulation protein D yields MRVSNATVRRRIFIILIVGVVLYSALVTRLGYVQLIEGPRLSQMSDELLKREIKFYPNRGRILDRSGNELVTNMTVPTLVSVGAQIKDPKETARQLAIILEQKEEDVFRAITKKEMSNNQIPGGRKLTVEKARKIQELNLPGIYLAGDTKRFYPNGTMAAHILGFTGNYNQGLTGLEKIYDSFLMGTEGHISFPSDAKGRVLPGGTEDYVAPVNGMDMYLTLDSTVQSFIERELDQAVVAYQPDDVLAIAMNPKTGEILGMGSRPTFQPDEYRDYPSEVYNRNLPIWKTYEPGSTFKIVTLAAALNEGVINLNEGFYDPGFINVAGKRLRCWKRQGHGQETMLEVVENSCNPGFVTMGQRLQKERLFDYIKKFGFGKKTGIDLIGEENGLLFNLNKVGPVELGTTSFGQGVSVTPIQQMAAVSAAINGGKLMKPFVAKEWRDSVTHDVVARTLPTEVRQVITEETSAKVRHALESVVAQGTGNKAYIEGYRVGGKTGTAQKVKNGRYVDGEYIVSFIGFAPADDPQIVVYFAVDNPKALAFGGLIAAPSVKSIMESSLQHLNIPKRKDGIPKEINKALGERAPIEVPNMVGQSMRDVVTTYDTLPLVVSGKGQYVIQQSPAPGVKIDEGGKIRIYLGDKSTN; encoded by the coding sequence TTGCGGGTATCCAATGCAACTGTACGCCGTCGCATTTTCATCATCTTGATTGTAGGGGTCGTTTTGTATTCGGCGCTTGTCACCCGATTGGGTTATGTTCAATTGATAGAAGGACCGAGACTCTCGCAAATGTCAGATGAACTGCTCAAGCGGGAAATTAAATTTTACCCCAATCGCGGTCGTATTCTAGACAGAAGTGGCAATGAGCTCGTGACGAATATGACTGTACCCACTCTTGTATCGGTAGGGGCGCAAATCAAAGACCCGAAAGAAACAGCGAGACAGCTCGCCATCATTTTGGAGCAAAAAGAAGAAGATGTATTTCGTGCCATTACGAAAAAAGAAATGAGTAACAACCAGATTCCAGGTGGAAGAAAACTGACTGTTGAAAAGGCGAGAAAAATACAAGAATTGAATTTGCCAGGGATATACTTGGCAGGGGATACGAAGCGTTTTTACCCGAACGGAACGATGGCAGCCCATATACTTGGTTTCACAGGCAATTACAATCAAGGGTTGACAGGTCTTGAAAAAATTTATGATTCCTTCTTGATGGGGACCGAGGGGCATATTTCATTTCCGTCAGATGCCAAAGGACGCGTACTGCCAGGCGGAACCGAAGACTACGTAGCACCTGTGAATGGGATGGACATGTATTTAACACTCGACAGTACCGTCCAATCGTTTATCGAACGTGAGCTGGATCAGGCAGTGGTCGCTTATCAGCCTGATGATGTACTGGCGATCGCCATGAATCCAAAGACAGGTGAAATATTGGGTATGGGAAGTCGCCCGACTTTTCAACCGGATGAGTACAGGGACTATCCCTCAGAGGTGTACAATAGAAATCTCCCTATCTGGAAAACATACGAGCCTGGTTCTACATTCAAGATTGTGACACTGGCCGCTGCTTTAAACGAAGGGGTCATCAATCTGAACGAGGGCTTTTACGATCCGGGATTCATTAATGTGGCAGGTAAGCGATTGCGATGCTGGAAGCGGCAGGGGCATGGACAGGAAACGATGCTGGAAGTGGTAGAGAATTCTTGTAACCCTGGCTTCGTTACGATGGGCCAACGACTGCAAAAAGAACGACTATTTGACTACATCAAAAAGTTTGGCTTCGGAAAAAAGACAGGGATCGATTTGATTGGCGAAGAAAACGGGCTGTTATTCAATTTGAATAAAGTAGGACCAGTAGAGCTGGGTACGACTTCTTTCGGTCAAGGGGTATCGGTAACGCCGATTCAACAAATGGCTGCCGTCTCAGCCGCGATCAATGGGGGCAAACTTATGAAGCCGTTTGTCGCCAAAGAATGGCGGGATAGTGTAACACACGATGTCGTAGCGAGGACCTTGCCGACAGAAGTTAGACAGGTGATAACGGAGGAGACTTCTGCCAAAGTTCGGCATGCGCTGGAAAGTGTAGTCGCTCAAGGAACAGGTAATAAGGCATATATTGAAGGGTATCGGGTAGGAGGAAAGACGGGAACCGCGCAAAAAGTAAAAAATGGCCGTTACGTCGATGGGGAATACATCGTGTCGTTTATCGGCTTTGCGCCGGCTGATGATCCGCAGATCGTCGTCTATTTCGCAGTAGACAATCCGAAAGCACTAGCGTTTGGTGGATTGATTGCCGCGCCGAGTGTAAAAAGTATCATGGAATCCTCTCTTCAACATTTGAATATACCCAAACGAAAAGATGGCATCCCCAAGGAAATTAACAAAGCACTTGGAGAAAGGGCGCCAATCGAAGTGCCGAACATGGTCGGACAATCCATGAGAGACGTAGTGACAACGTATGATACTCTGCCGCTCGTCGTTTCAGGTAAAGGTCAGTACGTCATCCAGCAGTCCCCTGCACCCGGAGTAAAAATTGATGAGGGCGGAAAAATTCGCATATACCTTGGTGACAAATCGACCAATTAG
- the mraY gene encoding phospho-N-acetylmuramoyl-pentapeptide-transferase, which translates to MFVDNVLIVTIVASFLIAVLIGPLFIPFLRRLKFGQAIREEGPQSHYKKAGTPTMGGTIILLALIFTVLKFANAKMEIYFLLLVTLGYGLIGFLDDFIKIKKKRNLGLTAKQKFAGQIVLAIGAYILLLMMGHDTSIHLPGTPWKLELGYFYFPFLLFLLVGTTNAVNITDGVDGLLAGTGAIAFGAYAIIAWFSQDYDTAIFSAAVVGALLGFLVFNAHPARVFMGDTGSLGLGGALAGIAIMTKTELLLAIIGGVFVVETLSVIMQVVSFKTRGKRIFRMSPLHHHFELTGWSEWRVVVTFWLVGMFFAGLGVYLEVVTIR; encoded by the coding sequence ATGTTCGTTGACAACGTCCTAATCGTCACGATCGTCGCTTCGTTTCTCATCGCCGTACTCATTGGCCCATTGTTTATTCCCTTCCTTCGCCGCCTGAAATTTGGGCAGGCAATTCGTGAAGAAGGGCCGCAATCCCACTATAAGAAGGCTGGAACTCCCACCATGGGAGGCACCATCATTCTTTTGGCACTCATATTTACCGTGCTGAAGTTTGCTAATGCTAAAATGGAAATTTACTTCCTGTTATTGGTGACTCTCGGATACGGTCTAATCGGGTTTTTGGATGATTTCATCAAAATCAAGAAAAAACGCAATCTCGGGTTGACCGCCAAACAGAAGTTTGCTGGTCAGATTGTCTTGGCAATCGGCGCTTATATTTTGCTGCTCATGATGGGGCATGACACGTCCATTCATCTGCCAGGTACACCGTGGAAGCTGGAGCTCGGCTATTTCTACTTCCCATTCCTGTTGTTCCTCTTGGTAGGTACAACGAATGCCGTTAACATCACAGATGGAGTAGATGGACTATTGGCAGGGACGGGAGCAATTGCTTTTGGTGCTTATGCCATCATCGCATGGTTTAGTCAAGATTATGATACCGCTATTTTTAGTGCGGCTGTTGTAGGTGCGCTACTTGGCTTCCTCGTCTTCAATGCACATCCGGCACGTGTGTTCATGGGTGATACCGGTTCACTCGGACTTGGTGGAGCGCTGGCGGGAATTGCAATCATGACCAAGACCGAATTGCTCTTGGCTATTATCGGTGGGGTATTTGTTGTCGAGACGCTCTCTGTTATTATGCAGGTAGTCTCCTTTAAGACACGTGGAAAGCGTATTTTCCGTATGAGCCCCCTGCATCATCATTTTGAATTAACAGGCTGGTCAGAGTGGCGCGTGGTTGTCACGTTCTGGCTCGTTGGTATGTTCTTTGCTGGATTGGGTGTATACCTTGAGGTGGTGACAATCAGATGA
- a CDS encoding UDP-N-acetylmuramoyl-L-alanyl-D-glutamate--2,6-diaminopimelate ligase: MFLRDLLMPLLPVTVSGDDSMEITGLTADSRQVKPGYLFVCLTGYTVDGHTFAAQAVKDGAVAVLSEQDLDVPATIVKVPDTRRAMAMLADRIFGSPTKEVKVIGVTGTNGKTTTTHLIDKILCDQSKQTGLIGTIHMRIGDVTEEVKNTTPDAIDLQRSFRRMCDVNTDYAIIEVSSHALELGRVRGCEIHTAVFTNLTQDHLDYHKTMENYRYAKSLLFSQLGNGYDTDRLKTAVLNADDEASELYATVTPARVITYGIDQPADVRAKQIEITSKGTSFTVESFAGSARLNLKLMGKFNVYNALAAIAVTLAEGIPLGEIKASLEQVAGVNGRFEAVDAGQPFAVLVDYSHTPDSLENALMTVKEFARGNVFCIVGCGGDRDRTKRPIMAQIATKYADLTVLTSDNPRSEEPQAILDDMLAGLSEVAPDRYTALTDRREAIAHAVSLAKPDDVILIAGKGHETYQIIKDQVLPFDDREVAREAIARYNQE; this comes from the coding sequence ATGTTTCTACGGGATCTGCTCATGCCTTTGTTGCCAGTAACGGTTTCGGGGGATGACAGCATGGAGATTACGGGTTTGACAGCAGACTCGCGCCAGGTAAAGCCCGGCTACTTGTTTGTCTGTCTGACTGGATATACCGTGGATGGACATACGTTCGCGGCCCAGGCAGTGAAGGATGGTGCCGTTGCCGTGTTATCCGAACAAGATCTGGACGTGCCAGCGACTATTGTCAAAGTACCGGATACCCGGCGGGCAATGGCTATGCTGGCTGATCGTATTTTCGGATCTCCTACGAAAGAAGTAAAAGTCATTGGCGTAACGGGGACAAATGGCAAGACGACCACTACGCATCTGATCGACAAAATTTTGTGCGATCAAAGTAAGCAAACAGGCTTAATCGGAACGATCCATATGAGAATTGGAGACGTAACGGAGGAAGTCAAAAATACGACTCCAGATGCCATAGATTTGCAAAGAAGCTTTCGTCGCATGTGCGATGTAAACACAGACTATGCGATTATTGAGGTTTCCTCTCATGCACTGGAGTTGGGAAGAGTCCGCGGTTGCGAAATCCATACAGCGGTTTTTACCAACCTGACCCAGGATCACCTCGACTATCATAAAACGATGGAAAACTATCGCTACGCCAAATCATTGTTGTTTTCCCAGCTGGGCAACGGCTATGACACAGACCGTCTAAAAACGGCTGTACTGAATGCGGATGATGAGGCGTCCGAATTATATGCCACCGTTACACCTGCGCGAGTCATTACTTACGGCATCGATCAACCAGCAGATGTAAGGGCAAAACAAATCGAAATCACAAGTAAAGGAACTTCTTTTACAGTCGAAAGCTTCGCTGGCAGTGCGCGTCTGAACTTGAAGCTGATGGGAAAGTTCAATGTGTATAACGCTTTGGCAGCCATCGCGGTTACACTGGCAGAAGGTATTCCGCTAGGAGAGATCAAAGCGAGCCTGGAACAGGTAGCGGGTGTAAATGGGCGATTTGAAGCAGTAGATGCTGGTCAGCCGTTTGCGGTGCTCGTCGACTACTCTCACACGCCAGACAGCTTGGAAAATGCATTGATGACTGTCAAGGAATTTGCCCGTGGCAACGTATTTTGCATTGTTGGCTGCGGAGGCGACAGGGATCGAACCAAACGCCCGATCATGGCGCAAATTGCAACGAAATATGCTGATCTGACCGTCTTAACATCAGATAATCCGCGCTCGGAGGAGCCGCAGGCGATTCTCGATGACATGCTCGCTGGCTTGTCGGAAGTGGCACCTGATCGTTATACGGCACTGACAGACCGACGCGAAGCAATTGCCCATGCAGTATCGCTTGCAAAGCCGGACGATGTGATCTTGATCGCCGGAAAAGGACACGAAACGTATCAAATTATAAAAGACCAGGTGTTGCCCTTCGATGACCGCGAAGTTGCGCGCGAAGCGATTGCCCGGTACAACCAAGAATAG
- the rsmH gene encoding 16S rRNA (cytosine(1402)-N(4))-methyltransferase RsmH has protein sequence MTTLSFHHVTVLMEEAVAGLNIRPGGIYVDCTLGGAGHSSLIASKLTEGGRLIAIDQDDWALDNARERLASYMDRVTLVKSNFRHIKDIVRDLGLAGVDGILFDLGVSSPQLDEGERGFSYNADAPLDMRMDQQAPLSAYDIINEWEEEEIAKIIWLYGEEKFSRRIARQIVQQRKKQPIKTTGELVELIKEGIPAAARRTGPHPAKRTFQAIRIAVNDELDAFKEAVVDAIEVLNPEGRVSVITFHSLEDRICKQIYQDFSKGCTCPPAFPICTCGNKAVVKVITKKPILPSEEELEANKRARSAKLRVAEKQ, from the coding sequence GTGACGACATTGTCGTTTCATCACGTAACGGTTTTGATGGAAGAGGCTGTCGCAGGGCTAAACATTCGTCCTGGAGGCATTTATGTAGACTGTACACTCGGTGGAGCTGGGCATAGCAGTTTGATTGCTTCCAAGCTGACGGAGGGCGGTCGCCTTATCGCCATCGATCAGGACGACTGGGCGCTGGATAATGCCCGCGAAAGACTCGCTTCCTATATGGATAGAGTCACGCTGGTAAAGAGCAACTTTCGTCATATCAAAGACATTGTGAGAGATTTAGGCTTGGCTGGCGTAGACGGGATATTGTTTGACCTCGGGGTATCCTCTCCGCAATTGGACGAGGGAGAGCGCGGCTTCAGCTACAATGCCGATGCGCCTTTGGATATGAGAATGGACCAACAAGCGCCATTGTCCGCCTATGACATTATCAATGAGTGGGAAGAAGAAGAGATTGCCAAGATTATTTGGCTGTACGGAGAAGAGAAATTTTCCCGCCGTATTGCCCGACAAATCGTTCAACAACGAAAGAAGCAGCCGATCAAAACAACAGGGGAACTCGTTGAGTTGATTAAGGAAGGAATTCCTGCCGCTGCACGCCGTACCGGACCCCATCCGGCGAAGCGTACCTTTCAGGCAATTCGGATCGCAGTCAATGATGAATTGGATGCATTCAAAGAGGCCGTCGTCGATGCTATTGAGGTTTTGAATCCAGAAGGTCGCGTAAGTGTCATCACGTTTCATTCATTAGAGGACAGAATCTGCAAGCAAATTTATCAAGACTTTTCAAAAGGGTGCACGTGCCCACCAGCCTTTCCGATTTGCACATGCGGAAATAAAGCGGTAGTAAAAGTCATTACAAAGAAGCCGATTTTGCCATCAGAAGAAGAATTGGAAGCAAACAAGCGTGCACGATCAGCTAAACTACGGGTAGCGGAGAAGCAGTAG
- the spoVE gene encoding stage V sporulation protein E — protein MSKVRSAPDFIIIFATLFLLGIGIVMVYSASAIVAQKPPFSDPYFFAKRQLIFALLGITSMYITMNIDYWVWKQLAKPGYLVSIGLLILVLIIGIEVNGSKSWLGFGAFGIQPGEFAKLGVVAFLAKWLSDNQKQIVLFRKGLMPALGIPVLCFGLIMLQPDLGTGTVLMGTAVVMIFASGARVSHFVGLGMIGVVGFIGLVLSAPYRIKRITSFLDPWSDPLNTGYQIIQSLYAIGPGGLLGLGLGQSRQKHLYLPEPYNDFIFSIVAEELGFIGGTLILLLFLLLLWRGMRTAITAPDLFGSLLALGIIGMIAIQVVINIGVVTGMFPVTGITLPFLSYGGSSLTLMLTGVGVLLNISRFCR, from the coding sequence ATGAGCAAGGTACGCTCTGCCCCCGACTTCATAATTATTTTTGCAACACTTTTTTTATTGGGAATTGGCATCGTGATGGTGTACAGCGCTAGCGCGATCGTGGCGCAAAAGCCGCCATTTTCCGATCCGTATTTTTTCGCCAAGCGGCAACTGATCTTTGCGTTGTTAGGGATTACATCCATGTACATTACGATGAATATCGACTACTGGGTGTGGAAGCAATTGGCCAAGCCAGGGTATTTGGTGAGCATCGGCCTGTTAATTCTGGTTTTGATTATCGGGATCGAAGTAAATGGCTCAAAAAGCTGGCTTGGTTTTGGCGCTTTTGGAATTCAACCAGGAGAATTTGCCAAGCTGGGCGTCGTTGCATTTCTGGCGAAGTGGCTCTCCGATAATCAGAAACAAATTGTTTTGTTCCGAAAAGGTCTTATGCCTGCCTTGGGAATTCCCGTTTTGTGTTTTGGCTTGATCATGTTGCAACCAGATTTGGGAACCGGGACGGTTTTGATGGGAACTGCGGTCGTTATGATTTTTGCGTCAGGTGCGCGGGTCAGTCATTTTGTCGGATTGGGAATGATTGGAGTCGTTGGCTTCATTGGCTTGGTTTTATCAGCACCTTATCGAATCAAAAGGATTACGTCCTTCCTCGATCCGTGGTCTGACCCGCTCAATACCGGCTATCAAATCATCCAATCCCTTTACGCAATAGGTCCCGGCGGTTTGTTGGGTCTTGGTCTTGGACAAAGCAGACAGAAGCATTTGTACCTGCCTGAGCCGTACAATGATTTTATTTTCTCGATTGTCGCGGAGGAGCTTGGCTTTATCGGAGGCACGCTCATTCTCCTGCTATTCCTCCTCTTGTTGTGGAGGGGAATGCGGACGGCGATTACAGCTCCAGATTTGTTCGGAAGCCTGCTTGCGCTAGGGATCATTGGCATGATTGCCATCCAGGTTGTCATCAATATTGGTGTTGTGACAGGGATGTTTCCGGTGACAGGAATCACGTTGCCGTTCTTAAGCTACGGGGGGTCATCATTGACACTGATGCTCACTGGTGTAGGTGTCTTGTTGAACATCTCACGTTTTTGTCGATAA
- a CDS encoding penicillin-binding transpeptidase domain-containing protein: MEWKRKVNWRILIVALCTILIFSTLSFRIYWLQTVKASAIMETAKMQWDRQHVLKPKRGAIYDRNGEILAYDGKAYTVNARLKPLDTRDEDVVKDPYYTANMLAPILNAPVQELVSNLTKPNKVVELGRYGLKISEAQRDRILSLQYPTLPSGEKLKKNQLPGIYLTETTRRVYPNNAFASHVIGYIDLYDEPKMGIELQKNKELAGQKGHIAYQKDRAGYQLPDGEGEYTPAKDGSDVYLTIDRQIQDYVEQALDNVEKQYKPQGMTVIVADPQSGEILAMGNRSQFNPNTYYNGIENYNNHAVTTMFEPGSTFKIITLAAAIEEKMFNQNETYQSGAYTIKGQIPIRDHNNGRGWGTITFLEGVQRSSNVLFAKLGYERLKLEGLKKYFEKFGIGHLTNIELPYEKRGNLNNIYKPRSPRDWAATTFGQAATVTAIQQVAAVGAIANGGELLKPQIVKELRDPHTGAVVERTQREVRNRVVSEATAKQTRDILETVITAEAGTGKAYKIDGYHVAGKTGTAQKYERGKILEGRYVASFIGFAPKDNPKLLVYVVIDDPQTDAGYASWGKMMLAPMFTSIMERSLQYLQQQPDLSAVKNKQNEKASSKKEAQATLASSPATSKTLPKFEGMSTTAAQLRAKQDNLTVTVAGTGTKIVKQYPEAYDQVVPGEQIILVTDRVKGTKMPDFKGKSLRDVMEFSSLINLEMKSTGTGFVIQQSIPPGTVIQGTELLQVTLQSVSEPSVPTTPLPGQEGSTVPATTTPNNPGANPTTNPTGGNNQAPPSSTQQTGQGGAAQPPASGQAPPPGKPGDQSTQTPTTP; the protein is encoded by the coding sequence ATGGAATGGAAACGAAAAGTAAATTGGCGAATTCTCATAGTAGCCTTATGTACGATTTTGATTTTTTCGACGTTGAGCTTTCGAATCTACTGGCTTCAGACCGTCAAAGCTAGTGCTATCATGGAAACTGCAAAAATGCAATGGGACAGGCAACATGTTTTGAAACCAAAGCGTGGAGCGATCTATGATCGAAATGGAGAGATTTTGGCGTATGATGGTAAGGCATACACGGTAAATGCAAGGCTGAAGCCACTTGATACGAGAGACGAAGATGTGGTGAAAGACCCTTACTACACAGCGAATATGCTGGCTCCTATTTTGAATGCGCCTGTTCAAGAATTGGTAAGTAATTTGACCAAGCCGAATAAAGTGGTGGAATTGGGACGCTACGGGCTAAAGATCAGCGAAGCGCAAAGGGACCGAATTCTGAGTTTGCAATACCCGACACTGCCAAGTGGTGAGAAGCTCAAAAAGAATCAGCTCCCAGGGATCTATTTGACTGAAACGACTCGCCGGGTTTATCCGAATAACGCCTTCGCTTCCCATGTAATCGGTTATATTGATTTGTATGATGAACCGAAAATGGGAATTGAGCTGCAAAAGAACAAAGAATTGGCTGGACAAAAGGGACATATTGCCTATCAAAAGGATCGTGCTGGCTACCAACTCCCAGACGGAGAAGGGGAGTATACTCCGGCAAAAGACGGCTCAGATGTATATCTCACCATTGATCGTCAGATACAGGATTATGTAGAACAAGCACTTGATAATGTGGAGAAGCAGTACAAGCCACAGGGCATGACGGTGATTGTAGCTGATCCGCAAAGCGGTGAGATTCTGGCTATGGGCAACCGCTCGCAGTTTAATCCAAATACATACTACAATGGGATTGAGAATTACAATAACCATGCTGTTACCACGATGTTTGAGCCGGGCTCTACGTTTAAGATTATTACGCTTGCGGCGGCGATTGAAGAAAAAATGTTTAATCAGAATGAAACCTATCAATCAGGTGCTTACACGATCAAAGGGCAGATTCCGATTCGTGACCACAACAATGGTCGCGGTTGGGGAACCATCACTTTTTTGGAAGGGGTTCAACGATCCAGTAACGTTTTGTTCGCTAAGTTGGGGTATGAACGGTTGAAGCTGGAGGGCCTGAAAAAATACTTCGAAAAATTCGGGATAGGGCATTTAACCAACATTGAGCTACCGTATGAAAAAAGAGGGAATCTGAACAACATTTATAAACCAAGATCTCCGCGTGACTGGGCTGCAACTACCTTTGGACAAGCCGCGACAGTCACGGCGATTCAGCAGGTGGCGGCTGTAGGGGCAATCGCGAACGGTGGAGAGCTATTGAAGCCGCAAATTGTAAAAGAACTGCGTGATCCCCATACGGGGGCAGTCGTAGAGCGGACGCAGCGTGAAGTTAGGAATCGAGTAGTAAGTGAAGCCACAGCGAAACAAACACGTGATATTTTGGAAACGGTTATTACAGCGGAAGCGGGTACGGGTAAAGCATACAAAATTGACGGCTACCATGTTGCAGGAAAAACCGGAACAGCCCAGAAGTATGAGCGAGGAAAAATTCTGGAGGGACGCTACGTCGCTTCCTTCATCGGTTTCGCGCCAAAAGACAATCCGAAGCTGTTAGTTTACGTCGTCATTGATGATCCGCAAACAGATGCGGGGTATGCGTCTTGGGGTAAAATGATGCTCGCTCCTATGTTTACATCCATTATGGAACGCAGCCTGCAATATTTGCAGCAGCAGCCTGACCTGTCGGCAGTCAAGAATAAACAGAATGAAAAGGCTTCGTCGAAAAAAGAAGCGCAGGCAACGCTGGCATCCTCACCAGCTACATCGAAGACATTGCCTAAGTTTGAAGGGATGTCCACAACAGCCGCGCAATTGCGGGCAAAACAGGACAATTTGACGGTCACGGTAGCCGGAACAGGTACAAAAATCGTCAAACAGTATCCGGAAGCCTATGATCAGGTCGTTCCAGGTGAACAGATCATCCTTGTAACGGACAGGGTAAAAGGAACGAAAATGCCTGATTTCAAAGGAAAATCATTGCGGGATGTCATGGAGTTCAGCTCACTGATCAATCTCGAAATGAAGTCGACTGGAACTGGCTTCGTCATCCAGCAAAGTATTCCTCCAGGAACGGTGATCCAGGGCACAGAGCTGCTTCAGGTAACGCTGCAATCCGTGTCGGAACCATCTGTACCGACTACCCCTCTTCCTGGTCAGGAGGGCAGCACAGTGCCTGCTACAACCACGCCAAACAATCCGGGAGCGAATCCTACTACAAATCCGACAGGAGGAAATAATCAGGCTCCGCCATCTTCCACTCAGCAAACTGGGCAAGGTGGGGCAGCGCAGCCGCCAGCATCTGGACAGGCGCCTCCTCCTGGCAAACCCGGAGACCAATCAACACAAACGCCGACAACTCCATAG